In a genomic window of Narcine bancroftii isolate sNarBan1 chromosome 7, sNarBan1.hap1, whole genome shotgun sequence:
- the LOC138738684 gene encoding uncharacterized protein CXorf38-like has translation MQSELSIRLNDEGYKNWIKAGLCLQKVRDCLLGFVRTEMEKFHQFLLGTNSILRQQICTNFCRSQGTKFQGACCVCQQWKREILNHHTNQNNVIYWGNCSPLLWPTNAWEVAKVYMPRGQANRQGPENCDAAALLNLFVFCDHFHFQRQKIIEVIKCRNDLMHSVEMRVSPEWFENYRRTILVLLQEFQHIPEAKAANKMIEEVTSSDWKVKVSVTDEVDAPEKFSEGKLSVGDICNVELDLIKEWVEELGLMLAEEPLPQHLNRLNTFKEFLKHNKELEGVFHKELQQLFFLEKRLNNGKDM, from the exons ATGCAGTCAGAACTGAGTATTCGACTTAATGACGAAGGATATAAAAACTGGATTAAAGCGGGCTTGTGCCTGCAGAAAGTGAGAGACTGCCTTTTGGGTTTCGTCCGCACAGAAATGGAAAAGTTCCACCAGTTTCTTCTTGGTACCAACTCGATTCTGCGGCAACAAATCTGTACTAATTTTTGCAGATCCCAGGGAACAAAG TTTCAGGGGGCTTGCTGTGTATGTCAACAATGGAAAAGAGAGATTCTGAATCACCATACAAATCAAaataatgtgatctactggggaAATTGTTCTCCTTTGCTATGGCCTACAAATGCCTGGGAAGTGGCAAAA GTCTACATGCCTCGAGGGCAAGCCAATAGACAGGGACCAGAAAATTGTGATGCAGCAGCTCTTTTGAATCTTTTTGTTTTTTGCGATCATTTTCACTTTCAACGGCAAAAAATTATTGAG GTGATTAAATGTCGTAATGACCTGATGCATTCTGTAGAAATgagagtttctccagaatggtTTGAGAACTATAGACGGACAATCCTTGTACTTCTACAGGAATTTCAACACATTCCTGAAGCAAAAGCAGCAAATAAAATGATAGAAGAG GTCACATCATCTGACTGGAAAGTTAAAGTGTCAGTAACTGATGAAGTGGATGCTCCAGAGAAGTTTTCAGAAGGGAAGCTCAGTGTTGGAGATATCTGCAATGTTGAATTAGATCTGATTAAAGAATGGGTGGAGGAGCTGGGCCTTATGCTGGCAGAAGAACCATTACCACAG CACTTAAACAGGTTGAATACATTCAAAGAATTTTTGAAACACAATAAAGAACTTGAAGGTGTGTTTCACAAAGAACTGCAACAGTTGTTTTTTCTTGAGAAGAGGTTAAATAATGGCAAGGATATGTGA